One genomic window of Comamonas serinivorans includes the following:
- the phnC gene encoding phosphonate ABC transporter ATP-binding protein — MIHIRNLRKSYGRNAVLQGIDMDVRAGEFVVMLGLSGAGKSTLLRCMNGLNQPDSGTLRVGDIDLMRKHSRRELARHVAMVFQHHNLVPRLSVRKNVLTGRLGQTAALASVLQLFRQSDLTLAGQCLDRVGLAHKAHERTEALSGGQMQRVGIARALAQQPQVILADEPVASLDPQTARSVLQYLRDATRELGIAVVCNLHQVDYAREFGDRIVGLAQGRMVFDGTPAELDAAALDTIYHAAPQNEPEAGRGSISAPPANAWVRTAAPAGGL; from the coding sequence ATGATCCACATCCGCAACCTGCGCAAAAGCTACGGCCGCAATGCCGTGCTGCAAGGCATCGACATGGATGTGCGGGCGGGCGAGTTCGTGGTCATGCTGGGCCTGTCCGGCGCCGGCAAGTCGACATTGCTGCGCTGCATGAATGGCCTCAATCAGCCCGACAGCGGCACTTTGCGGGTGGGCGACATCGACCTGATGCGCAAGCACTCGCGGCGCGAGCTGGCGCGCCACGTGGCGATGGTGTTCCAGCACCACAACCTGGTGCCGCGGTTGTCGGTGCGCAAGAACGTGCTCACGGGGCGCCTGGGGCAAACGGCGGCACTGGCATCGGTGCTGCAGCTGTTCAGGCAAAGCGACCTGACGCTGGCTGGCCAATGCCTGGACCGTGTGGGGCTGGCCCACAAGGCGCACGAACGCACCGAGGCCTTGTCAGGCGGTCAGATGCAGCGCGTGGGCATCGCCCGGGCGCTGGCGCAGCAGCCCCAGGTCATCCTTGCCGATGAGCCCGTGGCCAGCCTGGACCCCCAGACCGCCCGCAGTGTGCTGCAGTACCTGCGCGACGCGACCCGGGAACTGGGCATCGCCGTGGTCTGCAACCTGCACCAGGTGGACTATGCGCGCGAGTTTGGCGATCGCATCGTTGGCCTGGCCCAGGGGCGCATGGTGTTCGATGGAACACCCGCCGAGCTGGACGCCGCGGCCCTGGACACCATCTACCACGCCGCCCCTCAGAACGAGCCAGAAGCAGGGCGGGGTTCAATCAGCGCACCGCCCGCGAACGCCTGGGTGCGCACCGCCGCCCCGGCAGGAGGCCTGTGA
- the phnE gene encoding phosphonate ABC transporter, permease protein PhnE yields the protein MSGTPSTLPADRWKWTAARPAHAGGWLGYGAVALAIAWVLHWSAGGAQMSWRELASGMPQIGDFLSRSVPPDWTILPRLWAPALETVQIAIWGTLLSVVLALPLSFIAAGNLHGWHWLRRITRQFLNVVRSINELILALVFVSAVGLGPFPGVLALALHGMGMLGKFFAESIEEIDDGPLQALRSAGAGQLQVIAFGVIPQAITAWIAVVLYRFEVNLRSATVLGMVGAGGLGFELVSSLKLFRYPETATCIVVITVMVILADLVSNALRRRIQQGHRH from the coding sequence ATGAGCGGCACCCCTTCGACGCTGCCGGCCGACCGCTGGAAGTGGACGGCAGCACGGCCCGCCCACGCCGGCGGCTGGCTGGGCTACGGGGCCGTGGCGCTGGCCATTGCCTGGGTGCTGCACTGGAGCGCCGGGGGCGCGCAGATGAGCTGGCGCGAGCTCGCCAGCGGCATGCCACAGATCGGCGACTTCCTGTCGCGCTCGGTGCCCCCGGACTGGACCATCCTGCCGCGCCTGTGGGCACCGGCCCTGGAAACGGTTCAGATCGCCATCTGGGGCACCTTGCTGTCGGTTGTGTTGGCGCTGCCGCTGTCGTTCATCGCCGCAGGCAATCTGCACGGCTGGCACTGGCTCCGGCGCATCACCCGCCAGTTCCTCAACGTGGTGCGCAGCATCAACGAATTGATCCTGGCCCTGGTGTTCGTGTCGGCCGTGGGCCTGGGCCCATTCCCCGGCGTGCTGGCCCTGGCCTTGCACGGCATGGGCATGCTGGGCAAGTTCTTCGCCGAAAGCATTGAAGAAATCGATGACGGACCGTTGCAGGCCTTGCGAAGTGCCGGTGCCGGCCAGCTGCAGGTGATTGCCTTCGGCGTCATCCCGCAGGCAATCACGGCCTGGATTGCCGTGGTGCTGTACCGCTTCGAGGTCAACCTGCGGTCGGCCACCGTGTTGGGCATGGTGGGCGCCGGCGGGCTGGGCTTTGAGCTGGTCAGCAGCCTCAAGCTGTTCCGCTACCCGGAAACGGCCACCTGCATCGTGGTGATCACCGTCATGGTCATCCTGGCCGACCTGGTCTCGAACGCCTTGCGCCGCCGCATTCAGCAAGGCCACCGCCACTGA
- the psrA gene encoding iron-containing alcohol dehydrogenase PsrA yields the protein MTHFHNPVDITLGPGGLNQLPRLLAGRNCLLVTFPEAEGLGLVQRVRQLLGDQLRGVVDGIQPNPDVQWLAPLYDRVHRDHADVSAIVALGGGSVIDSAKALLCATPNSRFDELLTAMEQGARLPEGAHKALIAIPTTAGTGSEVTPWATLWDAQRSRKHSLHQTCTWPKAAIVDAALMTSLPAGATLAAGLDAMSHALESIWNVNRNAVSQALAVQSARRTLVTLPALMQDLTHARLRADMAEAALLAGLAFSNTQTALAHALSYTITLDHGVPHGIACSFSLPWVLDMALGADPAVDAALLAALDAETGPQAQTKLHAWLRGLGVATDPTHYGVAADAWTDLVQHAASGPRGRNFIRTLA from the coding sequence GTGACCCACTTTCACAACCCCGTGGACATCACCCTGGGCCCCGGTGGCCTGAATCAACTGCCCCGGCTGCTGGCCGGCCGCAACTGCCTGCTGGTGACGTTTCCCGAAGCGGAAGGCCTGGGCCTGGTGCAGCGGGTGCGCCAGTTGCTGGGCGATCAGCTGCGCGGCGTGGTGGATGGCATCCAGCCCAACCCCGACGTGCAGTGGCTCGCGCCGTTGTACGACCGCGTGCACCGAGACCACGCTGACGTGAGCGCCATCGTGGCGCTGGGCGGCGGCAGCGTCATCGATTCGGCCAAAGCCTTGTTGTGCGCCACGCCCAACAGCCGTTTCGACGAGCTGCTGACGGCGATGGAGCAGGGGGCTCGACTGCCCGAGGGCGCCCACAAGGCGTTGATCGCCATCCCCACCACGGCGGGGACCGGCAGCGAGGTGACGCCATGGGCCACCCTGTGGGACGCGCAACGTAGCCGCAAGCATTCGCTGCACCAGACCTGCACCTGGCCCAAAGCCGCCATCGTCGACGCCGCGCTGATGACCAGCCTGCCGGCCGGCGCCACGCTGGCCGCGGGGCTGGACGCCATGTCCCATGCCCTGGAATCGATCTGGAACGTCAACCGCAACGCCGTGTCGCAGGCCCTGGCCGTGCAATCCGCGCGTCGCACCCTGGTCACGCTGCCAGCCTTGATGCAGGACCTGACCCATGCCCGCCTGCGGGCCGACATGGCCGAGGCCGCCTTGCTCGCCGGCCTGGCGTTCTCGAACACCCAAACCGCGCTGGCGCACGCGCTGTCGTACACCATCACCCTGGACCATGGCGTGCCGCACGGCATTGCTTGTTCGTTCAGCCTGCCGTGGGTGCTGGACATGGCCCTGGGCGCGGACCCGGCGGTGGACGCCGCGTTGCTGGCGGCCCTGGATGCGGAGACCGGCCCACAAGCGCAAACGAAGCTGCACGCCTGGCTGCGGGGCTTGGGCGTGGCCACCGACCCGACGCATTACGGCGTGGCGGCCGACGCGTGGACCGACCTGGTGCAGCACGCCGCCAGCGGTCCGCGCGGCCGCAATTTCATCCGTACTTTGGCCTGA
- the phnX gene encoding phosphonoacetaldehyde hydrolase: MNAVTDSFAIAPSEASSDLSPLQAVIFDWAGTLVDFGSLAPTQIFVEAFATFGISLTLAQARGPMGLSKWHHIHQLLQDERIASQWQAAFGRRPAQADVDAIYARFMPMQIAKVGQFSAPIDGAAEVLSWLRAQGLKVGSCSGYPREVLDQLLPQAAAAGIAPDHVVAGDELSAGGRPGPFMALANVLALGVTDVRACVKVDDTVPGIEEGLNAGMWTVGLSLSGNEVGYSPEELTHVSAAYVDARVAEAEAKLKRAGAHHVVRSIAELPGALKAIAKTVRKARRVQRG; encoded by the coding sequence ATGAATGCCGTCACCGATTCCTTTGCCATCGCTCCCTCCGAAGCCTCTAGCGACCTGTCGCCCCTGCAGGCCGTCATTTTCGATTGGGCCGGCACGCTGGTCGATTTTGGCTCTCTGGCGCCCACGCAGATTTTTGTCGAAGCCTTTGCCACGTTTGGCATCAGCCTCACGCTGGCCCAGGCGCGCGGCCCCATGGGCCTGTCCAAGTGGCACCACATCCACCAGCTGTTGCAGGACGAGCGCATCGCCAGCCAGTGGCAAGCCGCCTTTGGGCGCCGCCCGGCGCAGGCCGATGTGGACGCCATTTACGCGCGCTTCATGCCCATGCAGATTGCCAAGGTGGGCCAGTTTTCAGCGCCGATTGACGGCGCCGCCGAGGTGTTGAGTTGGCTGCGCGCCCAGGGCCTGAAGGTGGGGTCGTGTTCGGGCTATCCGCGCGAAGTGTTGGACCAGTTGCTGCCTCAGGCGGCGGCAGCCGGCATCGCGCCAGACCATGTGGTGGCTGGCGACGAGCTGTCTGCAGGCGGTCGACCAGGGCCGTTCATGGCGCTGGCCAACGTGTTGGCCCTGGGCGTGACCGACGTGCGCGCTTGCGTGAAGGTTGACGACACCGTGCCTGGCATCGAGGAAGGCCTGAACGCCGGCATGTGGACCGTGGGCCTGAGCCTGTCGGGCAACGAAGTCGGCTATTCGCCGGAGGAACTCACGCACGTGTCAGCCGCGTACGTGGATGCGCGCGTTGCCGAGGCAGAAGCCAAGCTCAAACGTGCGGGCGCTCACCACGTCGTGCGCAGCATCGCCGAGCTGCCGGGGGCGCTCAAGGCCATCGCCAAGACGGTGAGGAAGGCGCGGCGCGTCCAGCGAGGCTAA
- the sbcB gene encoding exodeoxyribonuclease I produces MHAAQTFLWHDYETFGTRPSRDRPAQFAAIRTDLDLNEIGEPIELYCQPPTDMLPEIEACLITGITPQRCESRGVNEAAFAARIQAEMSAPGTISLGYNSIRFDDEVTRYLLWRNLRDPFAREWRNGCSRWDLLDVVRCAYALRPQGIEWPLVDGQPSFKLEHLTRANGLVHDAAHDAVSDVRATIALARLLKQQQPKLFEFCLALRHKQRVAQELGLPTTVGEARPFLHVSGMFSPTRGCLAVMWPLAMHPTNANELLAWDLREDPAGLADLTAEQLRERLFTPTQDLPEGVSRLPIKGIHLNKSPIVIRNLRTLSDAQAQRWGVDLAQAERHAQQLRGLPDMTHVWRRVYERPAMAPRDVDEDLYGGFLSDSDRDRLVQFIELSPEAMSRARLGFDDPRLQELVFRFRARNFPESLSADEVQTWQAHREARVLHGEDGYTSVQAFWDALESRLEAAEDDEASSELLSELYDWGDHLANLGQ; encoded by the coding sequence ATGCACGCTGCGCAGACCTTTCTCTGGCATGACTATGAAACCTTTGGCACCCGGCCCAGCCGTGACCGGCCCGCGCAGTTTGCCGCCATCCGGACCGACCTGGACCTCAACGAGATCGGCGAGCCCATTGAGCTGTATTGCCAGCCGCCGACCGACATGCTGCCGGAGATCGAGGCCTGCCTGATCACAGGCATCACGCCGCAGCGCTGCGAGAGCAGGGGGGTGAACGAGGCCGCGTTCGCCGCGCGCATTCAGGCGGAGATGAGCGCGCCCGGCACCATCAGCCTCGGGTACAACTCCATCCGCTTCGACGACGAGGTGACGCGGTACCTGCTGTGGCGCAACCTGCGCGACCCGTTTGCACGCGAATGGCGCAATGGGTGCAGCCGTTGGGATTTGCTTGATGTGGTGCGGTGCGCGTATGCCCTCAGGCCGCAGGGCATCGAGTGGCCGCTGGTGGACGGGCAGCCGTCCTTCAAGCTGGAGCATCTGACCCGCGCCAATGGGCTGGTTCACGACGCGGCGCACGACGCGGTGTCGGATGTGCGCGCGACCATCGCGCTCGCGCGCCTGCTCAAGCAGCAACAGCCCAAACTGTTCGAATTCTGCCTGGCCCTGCGGCACAAACAACGGGTGGCCCAGGAGCTGGGCTTGCCCACCACGGTGGGCGAGGCGCGACCCTTTCTGCACGTGTCGGGCATGTTTTCACCCACCCGCGGCTGTCTGGCCGTGATGTGGCCGCTGGCGATGCACCCGACGAACGCCAACGAGCTGCTGGCCTGGGACCTGCGCGAGGATCCTGCAGGACTGGCCGACCTCACCGCCGAACAGCTGCGAGAACGCCTGTTCACACCAACCCAGGATCTGCCTGAAGGCGTTTCCCGACTGCCCATCAAAGGCATTCACCTGAACAAGTCGCCCATCGTCATCCGCAACCTGCGGACGTTGTCGGATGCGCAGGCTCAGCGATGGGGCGTCGACCTGGCGCAGGCCGAGCGGCATGCCCAACAGCTGCGTGGATTGCCCGACATGACCCACGTGTGGCGACGCGTCTACGAGCGTCCGGCGATGGCGCCTCGCGATGTCGATGAGGACCTGTACGGCGGTTTTTTGAGCGACAGCGACCGCGATCGCCTGGTGCAGTTCATCGAACTGAGCCCCGAAGCCATGAGCCGGGCACGGCTGGGGTTCGACGACCCGCGTCTGCAGGAGCTGGTGTTCCGCTTTCGCGCGCGCAACTTTCCCGAGTCGCTGTCGGCTGACGAAGTCCAGACCTGGCAGGCGCACCGCGAGGCGCGGGTGCTGCACGGTGAAGATGGCTACACCAGCGTTCAGGCATTCTGGGACGCACTCGAGTCCCGCCTGGAAGCCGCCGAAGACGATGAAGCCAGCTCCGAGCTGCTGTCTGAGCTGTACGACTGGGGCGACCACCTGGCCAACCTGGGGCAATGA
- the clpA gene encoding ATP-dependent Clp protease ATP-binding subunit ClpA → MIAQELEVSLHMAFVEARKQRHEFITVEHLLLALLDNPSASEVLRACAANLDELRASLTTFIQDNTPQVAGTDEVDTQPTLGFQRVIQRAIMHVQSTGNGKKEVTGANVLVAIFGEKDSHAVYYLHQQGVTRLDVVNFIAHGIRKGEAPEAGRGNEQQPSGENEENQSGDKAEKASPLEQYTLNLNQASKEGKIDPLVGREYEVERVIQVLCRRRKNNPLLVGEAGVGKTAIAEGLAWRITQDSVPDILKDAVVYSLDMGSLLAGTKYRGDFEQRLKGVIKALKDKPHAILFIDEIHTLIGAGAASGGTLDASNLLKPALSSGQLRCIGATTFTEYRGIFDKDAALSRRFQKIDVVEPSVAETVDILKGLKSRFEEHHSVKYAQAALQAAAELSAKYINDRQLPDKAIDVIDEAGAAQRILSVSKRKKTIGKHEIEEIVAKIARIPPASVSHDDRSKLQSLERDLKSVVFGQDKALEVLSSAVKMARSGLGKVDKPIGSFLFSGPTGVGKTEAAKQLAYIMGIELIRFDMSEYMERHAVSRLIGAPPGYVGFDQGGLLTEAITKKPHAVLLLDEIEKAHPDIFNVLLQVMDHGTLTDNNGRKADFRNVIIIMTTNAGAETMNKATIGFTNPRQAGDEMGDIKRLFTPEFRNRLDAIVSFKPLDEQVILRVVDKFLLQLETQLAEKKVEVTFTDKLRQYLAKKGFDPLMGARPMQRLIQDTIRKALADELLFGRLVDGGRLNVDLDDKDEVLLDITPLTKKSKSEPAEPHEELAAD, encoded by the coding sequence ATGATTGCCCAAGAGCTGGAAGTCAGCCTCCACATGGCGTTCGTGGAGGCGCGCAAGCAGCGCCATGAGTTCATCACGGTCGAGCACCTGCTCCTGGCCCTGCTGGACAATCCCAGCGCTTCTGAAGTGCTGCGCGCCTGCGCAGCCAACCTGGACGAGTTGCGTGCGTCCCTGACCACGTTCATCCAGGACAACACCCCCCAGGTGGCTGGCACCGACGAGGTGGACACCCAGCCCACGCTGGGTTTCCAGCGCGTCATTCAGCGCGCCATCATGCACGTGCAATCCACGGGCAATGGCAAGAAAGAGGTCACGGGTGCCAACGTCCTGGTCGCCATCTTTGGCGAAAAGGACTCGCACGCCGTGTACTACCTGCATCAGCAGGGCGTGACCCGGCTGGACGTGGTCAACTTCATTGCCCACGGTATCCGCAAGGGCGAAGCACCCGAGGCTGGTCGCGGCAACGAGCAACAGCCGTCAGGTGAAAACGAGGAAAACCAGTCGGGCGACAAAGCCGAAAAGGCCTCGCCGCTGGAGCAGTACACCCTCAACCTCAACCAAGCCTCGAAAGAGGGCAAGATCGACCCGCTGGTGGGCCGCGAGTACGAGGTTGAGCGCGTCATTCAGGTTCTGTGCCGTCGTCGCAAGAACAACCCGCTGCTGGTGGGCGAGGCGGGCGTGGGCAAGACCGCGATTGCCGAAGGCCTGGCTTGGCGCATCACGCAGGACAGCGTGCCCGACATCCTCAAGGATGCCGTGGTCTACTCGCTGGACATGGGCTCGCTGCTGGCCGGCACCAAGTACCGCGGCGACTTCGAGCAACGCCTCAAGGGCGTGATCAAGGCGCTGAAGGACAAGCCGCATGCCATCTTGTTCATCGATGAGATCCACACGCTGATCGGAGCCGGTGCGGCTTCGGGTGGCACGCTGGATGCGTCCAACCTGCTCAAGCCGGCGCTGTCCAGCGGCCAGTTGCGCTGCATCGGTGCGACCACGTTCACGGAGTACCGCGGCATTTTCGACAAGGACGCTGCGCTGTCGCGCCGCTTCCAGAAGATCGACGTGGTGGAGCCCAGCGTGGCCGAAACCGTGGACATCCTCAAGGGACTCAAGAGCCGTTTCGAGGAGCATCACAGCGTGAAGTACGCGCAGGCGGCGTTGCAGGCGGCGGCCGAGCTGTCGGCCAAGTACATCAACGACCGCCAGTTGCCGGACAAAGCCATCGACGTGATCGACGAAGCGGGCGCTGCCCAGCGCATTCTCAGCGTGTCCAAGCGCAAGAAGACCATTGGCAAGCACGAGATCGAAGAGATCGTGGCCAAGATCGCCCGCATCCCGCCGGCCAGCGTCTCGCACGACGACCGCAGCAAGTTGCAGTCGCTGGAGCGTGACCTGAAATCCGTCGTGTTCGGCCAGGACAAAGCACTCGAGGTGCTGTCGTCGGCCGTCAAGATGGCGCGCTCAGGTTTGGGCAAGGTCGACAAGCCAATCGGCTCGTTCCTGTTCAGCGGCCCCACGGGCGTCGGCAAGACCGAGGCGGCCAAGCAGCTGGCCTACATCATGGGCATCGAGCTGATCCGCTTCGACATGTCCGAGTACATGGAACGCCATGCGGTGTCGCGCCTGATTGGTGCGCCTCCGGGTTACGTGGGGTTTGACCAGGGCGGTCTGCTGACCGAAGCCATCACGAAGAAGCCGCATGCGGTGCTGTTGCTCGATGAAATCGAGAAGGCGCACCCGGACATCTTCAACGTGCTGCTGCAGGTCATGGACCATGGCACGCTGACCGACAACAATGGGCGCAAGGCCGACTTCCGCAACGTCATCATCATCATGACGACGAACGCGGGCGCCGAGACCATGAACAAGGCCACCATCGGGTTCACCAACCCACGGCAGGCTGGCGACGAAATGGGCGACATCAAGCGCCTGTTCACGCCCGAGTTCCGCAACCGGCTGGATGCCATCGTCAGCTTCAAGCCGCTCGACGAGCAAGTCATCTTGCGCGTGGTCGACAAGTTCCTGCTGCAGCTGGAGACCCAGCTGGCCGAGAAGAAGGTCGAGGTCACCTTCACCGACAAGCTGCGCCAGTACCTGGCCAAGAAGGGCTTCGACCCGCTGATGGGTGCGCGCCCGATGCAGCGCCTGATTCAGGACACCATTCGCAAGGCCCTGGCCGACGAATTGCTGTTTGGCCGCCTGGTCGATGGCGGTCGCCTGAACGTCGATCTGGACGACAAGGACGAGGTGTTGCTCGACATCACCCCGTTGACCAAGAAGTCCAAGTCCGAGCCTGCCGAGCCACACGAGGAACTCGCTGCCGACTGA
- the clpS gene encoding ATP-dependent Clp protease adapter ClpS, with protein sequence MATRRPTVPHNPLEQRPADGDGEVVLERVPLKVGPPKMYQVVMLNDDFTPMEFVVLVLQEFFNKDRDTATQIMLKIHLDGRGVCGVFTRDVASTKVDRVREAAQQAGHPLQCISEPVE encoded by the coding sequence ATGGCCACCCGACGACCCACAGTCCCGCACAACCCCCTTGAACAGCGTCCCGCCGATGGGGACGGGGAGGTCGTGCTCGAACGCGTTCCCCTGAAAGTCGGTCCCCCGAAGATGTACCAGGTGGTCATGCTCAACGACGACTTCACGCCCATGGAATTCGTCGTGCTCGTCCTGCAGGAGTTCTTCAACAAGGACCGCGACACGGCGACCCAGATCATGCTCAAGATCCACCTCGATGGGCGAGGTGTGTGTGGGGTCTTCACCCGCGACGTGGCCAGCACCAAAGTCGACCGCGTGCGCGAAGCCGCCCAGCAGGCGGGGCACCCGCTGCAATGCATCAGCGAACCTGTTGAATAG
- a CDS encoding cold-shock protein translates to MPSGVVKWFNDAKGWGFIEPDGGGPDAFAHFSAIAMDGYKTLKEGSRVDFELTQGPKGLQAVNIRSNQALVQEIDSTPGL, encoded by the coding sequence ATGCCCAGTGGTGTGGTCAAGTGGTTCAATGATGCGAAAGGATGGGGCTTCATTGAACCCGATGGGGGTGGTCCGGATGCGTTTGCCCATTTTTCGGCAATCGCGATGGATGGGTACAAAACCCTCAAGGAAGGTTCCCGCGTGGACTTTGAGTTGACTCAAGGTCCGAAGGGCCTTCAGGCGGTCAACATCCGCTCCAATCAAGCCCTCGTTCAGGAAATCGATTCCACGCCTGGACTCTGA
- a CDS encoding thiolase domain-containing protein → MSTAPVYIVGAYEHPTRLATDKSVAQLHAEVAKGALEDAGLTKDDIDGYFCAGDAPGMGPVSMVDYMNLKVRHIDSTDIGGSSYLMHVAHAVQAIRAGKCSVALITLAGRPRSEGVKAAGPRVINPIQPDVSFEVPFAPSIVNMYAMVAARHMHQYGTTAEQLAWIKVAASTHAQYNPNAMLPKVVTVDDVVNSPYVSTPLHRLDCCVISDGGGALIVAREDIAKSLKRPLVKVIGMGESVKGQMGGDVDLTFSGAVVSGKTAFEEAKVSHADIKYASIYDSFTITVLMQLEDLGFCKKGEGGKFVQDGNLISGVGKLPFNTDGGGLCNNHPTNRGGITKVIEAVRQLRGEAHPKVQVPNCDIALAHGTGGSLGTRHGSATLIMERN, encoded by the coding sequence ATGAGTACAGCCCCCGTCTACATCGTGGGTGCCTACGAGCACCCAACCCGCCTGGCGACTGACAAGTCCGTGGCCCAATTGCACGCCGAAGTCGCCAAGGGCGCCCTGGAAGACGCTGGCCTGACCAAGGACGACATCGACGGCTATTTCTGCGCTGGTGATGCGCCCGGCATGGGCCCGGTGTCCATGGTCGACTACATGAACCTCAAGGTTCGCCACATCGACTCCACCGACATCGGCGGCTCGTCGTACCTGATGCACGTGGCGCATGCCGTGCAGGCCATCCGTGCCGGCAAGTGCAGCGTGGCGCTGATCACCCTCGCCGGCCGTCCGCGCAGCGAAGGTGTCAAGGCCGCCGGCCCGCGCGTCATCAACCCCATTCAGCCCGATGTGTCGTTCGAGGTGCCCTTCGCCCCTTCGATCGTCAACATGTACGCCATGGTGGCCGCTCGCCACATGCACCAATATGGCACCACGGCCGAGCAACTCGCTTGGATCAAGGTCGCCGCATCGACGCACGCGCAGTACAACCCCAACGCCATGCTGCCCAAGGTGGTCACCGTGGACGACGTGGTCAACTCGCCTTACGTGTCCACCCCTCTGCACCGCCTGGATTGCTGCGTGATTTCGGACGGTGGCGGCGCGCTGATCGTGGCGCGCGAAGACATCGCCAAGTCGCTCAAGCGCCCCTTGGTCAAGGTCATTGGCATGGGCGAATCGGTCAAGGGTCAAATGGGCGGCGACGTCGACCTGACCTTCTCAGGCGCTGTGGTGTCGGGCAAGACGGCTTTTGAAGAAGCCAAGGTCAGCCACGCCGACATCAAGTACGCGTCGATCTACGACAGCTTCACCATCACCGTGCTCATGCAGCTGGAAGACCTGGGCTTTTGCAAGAAGGGCGAAGGCGGCAAGTTCGTGCAAGACGGCAACCTCATCTCGGGCGTGGGCAAGCTGCCCTTCAACACCGATGGTGGCGGCCTCTGCAACAACCACCCCACCAACCGTGGCGGCATCACCAAGGTCATTGAAGCCGTGCGCCAGCTGCGCGGCGAAGCACACCCGAAGGTTCAGGTGCCCAACTGCGACATCGCACTGGCCCACGGCACCGGCGGCAGCCTGGGCACGCGCCACGGCTCGGCCACGCTGATCATGGAACGCAACTGA
- a CDS encoding Zn-ribbon domain-containing OB-fold protein yields the protein MSERTITSPFPNPETQAFWDACSAGEFKVPKCHDCGKHHWYPRALCPFCFSDKVELVKAQGKGTIYSFSTTLKPVTYTIAYVQLAEGPIMMTNIVTDAHDKLKIGQEVTLTLVPSEDGTPVPMFKA from the coding sequence ATGAGCGAACGCACCATCACCTCCCCCTTCCCCAATCCGGAAACTCAAGCTTTCTGGGACGCCTGCTCGGCTGGCGAATTCAAGGTGCCCAAGTGCCACGACTGCGGCAAGCACCACTGGTACCCCCGTGCCCTCTGCCCGTTTTGCTTCTCGGACAAGGTCGAGCTGGTCAAGGCCCAGGGCAAGGGCACCATCTACAGCTTCAGCACCACCTTGAAGCCGGTCACGTACACCATCGCCTACGTGCAACTGGCCGAAGGCCCGATCATGATGACCAACATCGTCACCGATGCACACGACAAGCTGAAGATCGGCCAGGAGGTCACGCTGACCCTGGTGCCCAGCGAAGACGGCACGCCCGTGCCCATGTTCAAGGCCTGA
- a CDS encoding AAA family ATPase, giving the protein MKPFILVLAGVNGAGKSSVLGQALLHAHGLPWFNPDTYARELVQQHGVAPVLANARAWQFGRQRLEAALQAGHNHAFETTLGGRTITRLLLQAARTHDVNMLFCGLTSPELHLARIAERVVHGGHDIPEDKVRERFNASRLNLIALLPHLAQLQVFDNSATVAPGAPIANPRLLLHLAHGRVLQPDRQDAHALAAMPDWARPVVQAALELSQA; this is encoded by the coding sequence ATGAAGCCCTTCATCCTCGTCCTGGCTGGCGTCAACGGCGCCGGCAAAAGTTCGGTGCTGGGGCAGGCCCTGCTGCACGCTCACGGCCTGCCCTGGTTCAACCCCGACACCTATGCGCGTGAACTCGTGCAGCAGCACGGTGTGGCGCCGGTCCTGGCCAATGCGCGGGCCTGGCAGTTCGGCCGTCAGCGTCTGGAAGCTGCTTTGCAGGCCGGGCACAACCATGCCTTCGAAACCACCTTGGGCGGGCGCACCATCACCCGGCTGCTGCTGCAGGCTGCTCGCACCCACGACGTGAACATGCTGTTCTGCGGCCTGACCTCGCCTGAGCTGCACCTGGCCCGCATCGCCGAGCGCGTCGTCCATGGCGGCCACGACATCCCCGAAGACAAGGTGCGCGAGCGCTTCAACGCCTCGAGGCTGAACCTCATCGCGCTGCTGCCGCACCTGGCCCAGCTGCAGGTCTTTGACAACAGCGCCACCGTTGCGCCGGGTGCGCCCATCGCCAACCCGCGCCTGCTGCTGCATCTGGCACACGGCCGTGTGCTGCAACCTGATCGACAGGACGCACACGCCCTGGCTGCCATGCCGGACTGGGCGCGCCCCGTGGTGCAGGCGGCGCTGGAGCTGAGTCAGGCTTGA